A region of the Leptospira noumeaensis genome:
CGTTACCCAGGTTTTTTTGCTGTCAGACAACTAGTCTGGAAAATGGACATCTACAAATACTTTGGTATTCTTTTGTATTTGCCCCTTGTACCCTTTCTTGGAATGGCAACGATGTATTTGTTGAAACGATTTCGAAAGAAACTATCTTAAAACACTTTCTTTGTCCAAACGGGAAAGGCCTCTGTAAAAATCTTCCCGGGCTACAAGTGCGAGTAAATTTCCTTCCATCACTTGTTTTTTAGATTCTTCTGATTTGGCTGTTTCTTCAATGAGTTCAAACATCCGTTGGCTATGGCCTTCATCCGCATCCAAATTCACTTGAAAAAATTTCCCCTCAGGCAAAGCCATTTCCGATTTAAGTTTTTTGTAAGCAAGAGCAATCTGAGAATATTCTAATTTGAGAAGGTATTCGTTTGCCGGACCTAAGGCACCAAGTCCATAAAAAAATCCTTTTTCAATAATGGATTCCATTTTATCTAAATAG
Encoded here:
- a CDS encoding iron-containing redox enzyme family protein gives rise to the protein MKITEILKTDVETHPVLRSQWLLERNVTMSFNDLILWLSQEYFVSIGFVDWFLLVAAKTRDQNAKIVLVENIWGELGEGKIEDTHVSILTEFLTKLNFDFLNHHLLPETKTYLDKMESIIEKGFFYGLGALGPANEYLLKLEYSQIALAYKKLKSEMALPEGKFFQVNLDADEGHSQRMFELIEETAKSEESKKQVMEGNLLALVAREDFYRGLSRLDKESVLR